The following are from one region of the Melitaea cinxia chromosome 7, ilMelCinx1.1, whole genome shotgun sequence genome:
- the LOC123655125 gene encoding uncharacterized protein LOC123655125: MFEKVSSVSSKKRNASNRITEDQFYEIYPEGYRDCNFFSEPVAYCSMSKEAIKRSNNIELFPCNLSKWLELQRKLQNTVQVGHSVDTEILTAVLNCDTKRFAPTTQKLVINTPETLSQNVFFSPSKSKRAKKKNKNSVLKSPCKKDGDIRALFSTATKSTKNYTKHINDLGINDGKIPIRLLNLLVDLSLENKNVAKYCYMCLNICNCTIIKDLRENESCATLSYTPPVSSEPYLPNINFIEELNKGSFIKYAEEFSASENKNLKADEGQKIKNYFDLNPIYELNSNFNIEIDFESFCELDSPVLEKENTNFDIGDTSDIFRLSADIFSEKLTGAEDKIDNSMSIDALDYFNLNSIDDIFTDTDDEVP, encoded by the exons ATGTTCGAGAAGGTTTCAAGTGTTTCCTCTAAAAAACGAAATGCATCTAACAGAATAACTGAAGACcagttttatgaaatatatccAGAAGGTTATCGggattgcaattttttttctgaaccTGTCGCCTATTGTTCAATGAGCAAAG AAGCAATCAAGAGAAGTAACAACATAGAACTATTTCCTTGCAATTTATCGAAATGGTTGGAATTGCAAAGAAAATTACAGAATACTGTACAGGTTGGTCATTCTGTGGACACCGAAATATTAACAGCTGTTTTGAATTGTGACACAAAAAGATTTGCGCCTACGACACAGAAATTAG TTATAAACACTCCAGAAACTCTATCGCAGAATGTATTTTTCTCGCCTTCAAAATCTAAACgggcaaagaaaaaaaataaaaattctgtaTTGAAGTCTCCGTGTAAAAAAGATGGTGACATTAGAGCATTATTTAGTACAGCCACAAAATCAACGAAAAATTATACCAAACACATAAACGATTTAGGTATTAATGATGGTAAAATACCAATACGACTACTTAATCTATTGGTTGATTTAAGTCTAGAAAACAAAAACGTGGCGAAATATTGTTACATGTGCCTTAATATTTGTAACTGCACAATAATTAAAGATTTGAGAGAAAATGAAAGTTGTGCAACATTGTCATATACACCACCTGTATCTAGCGAACCCTATTTacctaatattaattttattgaagaattaaATAAAGGATCTTTCATAAAATATGCTGAAGAATTTTCTGccagtgaaaataaaaatctaaaagcAGATGaaggacaaaaaataaaaaattactttgatCTCAACCCCATTTATGAACTTAATAGCAATTTCAATATAGAAATTGATTTCGAATCATTTTGTGAACTGGATTCACCGgttttagaaaaagaaaataccAATTTTGATATTGGGGATACCAGTGATATATTTCGGCTTTCAGCGGATATTTTTTCTGAAAAACTTACAGGAGCTGAAGACAAAATAGATAATAGTATGTCGATAGATGCTTTAGACTATTTCAATCTTAACAGTATTGATGATATATTCACTGATACTGACGACGAGGTTCCATAA
- the LOC123655126 gene encoding uncharacterized protein LOC123655126, producing the protein MENNDDDLDEVFDESSVFAHFENNSFRDPGATLNNADNLNVSILSCDEEIKGYDKLAGKTWIYPTNYPIRDYQFNIINAALTKNTLVSLPTGLGKTFIAAVVMFNIYRWYPTGKVIFMAPTRPLVAQQIEACYNIIAMPHKDTIEMTGHMPVSIRKSHWTTKRVVFATPQVIYNDIKSGMCPGDEIRCLVFDEAHRAKGNYAYCQIISTLTEMGHRIYRVLALSATPGSKVEDVISVVKNLHISHLELRNENCIDVVPYSHSRKINTVIVQLGPELTYLRQKYVEILDGYARRLKQYNILPQNVGNLTKGRIVMLYKEFQGKERGARHPQHNYIMKDFTLLIALYHGLELLVKHGSRVFLNFFDEHPEKSWIQSDDKLTAFLERLRDDLGVDPLKLDRSVLPDGTVPEIPKDLAFGHPKFYKLKEIMLEHFNNAKEKGQQTKAIVFCEYRESVNLVHCLLLQCRPLIVPQMFVGQGASGKDGKAVTSQKQQLRVMRGFRSGACNALVCTCVAEEGLDVGAVDLILCFDISTRSPVRLVQRCGRTGRERGGQVFILVTEGKEHQTLIECMRQRDVLNQNILRSKEVQNNLYKLNPRMMPQDFNPECQKLFITIDKVNKDKEASKQSKKKGQKDLKAMFEKVSSVSSKERNASNWITEAEFYEIYPEGYREFSYFFEPVAYFSMSKESIKESNKTEQFPLNLSKCLELQKKLQKTVHIGHSVDTEILTAVLNCDTKRFAPTTQKLVINTQETLSQNVFLSPSKSKQTKRKNKNSVLKSPCKKDGDIRTLFSTATKSTKNYTKHINDLGINDGKIPIRLLNLLVDLSLENKNVAKYCYMCLNICNCKIIKDLRENESCATLSYTQPVSSEPFLPNINLIDEINKDSFIKYAENFADNEVDNKKEELNVDGEQKNENERDLKPINELNNNFEMEIDFESLCELDSPVLEKETEAIKSNKEKTDFDIGDTSDIFRLSADSNPEKVIETEDNNDNSNSIDALDYFHLSSIDDIFADTDDKVQESESEHEAQPLNTANIADSIIIESDEDVSDSETKKHNVLNCPTSPSILSGRVKRNNGGSTSPILCSQKQKTNITKTNEQHFKSSTPKISAAECIEPIYEAQKILLLSDNKKLYETPYNKKNLQNLNDKSMFTITQLVDMINKSESDKTPGSPSNRGNKNKNQGKSESIHVRAPSPVILTQRDKKNKMNTNETDRQKVTQLPTESVVILDSDSEDSTEEYDIGNVMNNEFKTMFHDETKFSINSTEYKNKNISESKFVNHTLVTSQLPATKSNFTQFDTLNNTKAIKFDNNKQNNTQSMPNKRKFAEDSLASPYFSKRPKLNKEPQKTLTLQKKVLAALSNEFKDESFSNNNQHVNFVVSSPRLSPILMSQKENYDESSNKSPKSSSELKLQSNLDKLQNYRRDNKCSQKSNILQDSTNTTSLLQRKKISFSDSDDDDFITSKKGQSKTKLEVNGVHDNGHHKRNKKNKASKFLDLEAEISDDGNNDSGDELTDESVGSIVDFICDENVTDDGDMHALYLKSVKSPVKGVFKIPQLVDKYRKSDIFSQHVTENDTYEMDSFCVDSHIGLTQTNEVSELELAEMLLEEKRRRKLSSKNKPKPNQNETNNESPIIKRKFKNMKRQIKSDSEDSS; encoded by the exons ATGGAAAATAACGATGATGATTTAGACGAAGTTTTTGACGAGTCTTCTGTGTTCGCACATTTTGAAAACAATTCTTTTAGAGATCCTGGTGCAACTCTAAATAATGCTGATAACCTTAATGTCAG CATTTTAAGCTGCGATGAAGAGATTAAAGGGTATGATAAGTTAGCTGGTAAAACATGGATATATCCCACAAACTACCCAATAAGAGACTATCAGTTCAATATTATCAATGCtgctttaacaaaaaataccCTT GTTAGTCTTCCAACTGGATTGGGCAAGACATTTATAGCAGCAGTAGTAATGTTTAACATTTATCGCTGGTACCCTACAGGAAAAGTTATCTTTATGGCACCAACTCGCCCACTCGTGGCACAGCAAATTGAAGCATGCTACAACATAATAGCCATGCCCCACAAAGATACAATAGAAATGACAG gaCACATGCCAGTTTCCATCAGAAAATCTCATTGGACTACTAAAAGAGTTGTATTTGCTACCCCACAAGTGATTTATAATGATATCAAGTCTGGTATGTGTCCAGGTGATGAAATAAGGTGCTTAGTGTTTGATGAAGCACATAGAGCAAAAGGAAATTATGCATACTGTCAAATAATCTCTACTCTCACTGAAATGGGACATAGAATTTATAGAGTACTTGCTTTATCTGCCACCCCAGGGAGCAAAGTTGAGGATGTTATTAGT GTTGTTAAAAATTTGCACATATCTCATTTGGAATTGAGAAATGAAAATTGTATAGATGTCGTGCCCTACAGCCATTCTCGTAAAATTAACACAGTTATTGTGCAGTTGGGTCCTGAATTGACATATTTAAGGCAAAAGTATGTGGAG ATACTCGATGGATATGCGAGAAGAttgaaacaatataatattcttCCACAAAATGTAGGTAATTTAACAAAGGGTCGAATTGTGATGCTTTATAAAGAGTTCCAAGGGAAAGAACGTGGAGCAAG acatCCTCAGcacaattatattatgaaaGATTTTACCCTATTGATTGCATTATATCATGGTCTTGAGTTGCTAGTTAAGCATGGCTCAAgagtttttctaaatttttttgacGAGCACCCTGAAAAATCATGGATACAGTCAGATGACAAGCTTACTGCGTTTTTAGAAAGGTTGAGAGATGATCTCGGTGTTGATCCTCTAAAATTAGATAGAAGTGTTTTACCAGATGGAACTGTACCAGAA ataccAAAAGACTTAGCCTTTGGTCATCCcaagttttacaaattaaaagaaatcatGCTAGAACATTTCAATAATGCAAAGGAAAAGGGACAACAAACTAAAGCAATAg TGTTCTGTGAATATCGAGAAAGTGTTAATCTCGTCCACTGTCTACTTTTACAATGTCGTCCGCTTATAGTTCCACAGATGTTTGTGGGTCAAGGTGCTTCCG GCAAAGACGGAAAAGCGGTGACGTCACAGAAGCAGCAGCTGCGAGTGATGCGCGGGTTTCGCTCCGGGGCGTGCAACGCGCTCGTGTGCACGTGCGTAGCGGAGGAGGGGCTGGACGTGGGCGCCGTCGACCTCATCCTCTGCTTCGACATCTCCACGCGCTCGCCCGTGCGCCTCGTGCAGAG GTGCGGTCGCACGGGTCGCGAGCGCGGTGGTCAAGTTTTCATTCTAGTCACAGAAGGCAAGGAACATCAG ACCCTGATAGAGTGTATGCGTCAAAGAGACGTCCTCAACCAGAACATACTGCGATCTAAAGAAGTTCAAAATAACTTATACAAGTTGAACCCTCGAATGATGCCGCAAGATTTCAACCCGGAGTGCCAAAAACTTTTCATAACTATtgataaagtaaataaagataaagaGGCATCCAAACAATCAAAAAAG aagGGACAAAAAGATTTAAAAGCCATGTTTGAGAAGGTTTCAAGTGTTTCCTCTAAGGAACGAAATGCATCTAACTGGATAACAGAAGCTgagttttatgaaatatatccAGAAGGTTATCGGGAATTCAGTTATTTTTTCGAACCTGTTGCCTATTTTTCAATGAGCAAAG aatCAATCAAAGAAAGTaacaaaacagaacaatttcctttaaatttatcaaaatgttTGGAATTGCAAAAAAAGTTACAGAAGACTGTGCATATAGGTCATTCTGTGGACACCGAAATATTAACAGCTGTTTTGAATTGTGACACAAAAAGATTTGCGCCTACGACACAGAAATTAG TTATAAACACTCAAGAAACTCTATCGCAGAATGTATTTTTGTCGCCTTCAAAATCTAAACAAacaaagagaaaaaataaaaattctgtaTTGAAGTCTCCGTGTAAAAAAGATGGTGACATTAGAACATTATTTAGTACAGCCACAAAATCAACGAAAAATTATACCAAACACATAAACGATTTAGGTATTAATGATGGTAAAATACCAATACGACTACTTAATCTATTGGTTGATTTAAGTCTAGAAAACAAAAACGTGGCGAAATATTGTTACATGTGCCTTAATATTTGTAACTgcaaaattattaaagatttGAGGGAAAATGAAAGTTGTGCAACATTGTCATATACACAACCTGTATCTAGCGAACCATTTTTAcctaatattaatttgattgacgaaataaataaagattcttTCATAAAATATGCTGAAAATTTTGCTGATAATGAAGTTGATAATAAAAAAGAGGAACTAAATGTAGACGGagaacaaaaaaatgaaaatgaaagagATCTCAAACCCATAAATGAACTTAATAACAATTTCGAAATGGAAATTGATTTCGAATCATTATGTGAACTAGATTCACCAGTATTAGAAAAAGAGACTGAAGCAATTAAAAGTAACAAGGAAAAAACAGATTTCGATATTGGAGATACCAGTGATATATTTCGACTTTCAGCAGATAGTAATCCTGAGAAAGTTATTGAAACGGaagataataatgataatagtaACTCGATCGATGCTTTAGACTATTTCCATCTTTCCAGTATTGATGATATATTCGCAGATACTGATGACAAGGTTCAAGAATCTGAATCAGAACACGAAGCACAACCACTAAATACCGCTAATATCGCGGatagtattattatagaatcAGATGAAGACGTGTCCGACAgtgaaacaaaaaaacataatgTATTAAATTGTCCAACGAGTCCGTCTATATTGTCAGGTCGTGTCAAAAGAAATAATGGCGGTTCAACATCTCCTATTCTGTGtagtcaaaaacaaaaaacaaatataacaaaaacaaacgaGCAACATTTTAAAAGTTCTACACCTAAAATTAGCGCCGCGGAGTGTATAGAACCAATATATGAAGCACAAAAGATATTACTCTTATCGgacaataaaaaattgtatgaaactccatacaacaaaaaaaacctgcaaaatttaaatgataaaagtaTGTTTACAATTACACAGCTCGTTGATATGATAAACAAATCTGAAAGTGATAAAACACCGGGATCGCCTTCAAATAGaggaaataagaataaaaatcaagGTAAGTCTGAAAGCATACATGTAAGAGCTCCTTCACCGGTAATTCTAACTCAACGAGacaaaaagaataaaatgaACACCAATGAAACTGATAGACAAAAGGTAACGCAATTACCAACCGAAAGTGTCGTCATTCTCGATAGTGATAGCGAAGATAGCACAGAAGAATATGACATTGGAAATGTTATGaataatgaatttaaaacaATGTTTCATGATGAAACAAAGTTTTCAATAAATTCAacagaatataaaaacaaaaatattagcgAATCTAAGTTTGTTAATCATACTTTAGTGACTTCACAATTACCAGCGACCAAAAGTAATTTTACCCAATTTGACACCCTAAATAACACAAAAGCTATTAAATTTGACAATAATAAGCAAAATAATACACAAAGTATGccgaataaaagaaaatttgcaGAAGATAGTTTAGCTTCACCCTACTTTAGTAAAAgaccaaaattaaataaagagcCCCAGAAAACACTCACTTTACAAAAGAAAGTTCTAGCTGCACTATCCAATGAATTTAAAGATGAATCATTTAGTAACAACAATCAGCATGTAAATTTCGTGGTTTCATCGCCTCGTTTGTCGCCGATATTAATGTCACAAAAAGAAAACTATGACGAATCGTCAAATAAAAGTCCGAAATCCAGCAGTGAGCTTAAACTACAAAGTAACCTTGATAAACTTCAAAATTATCGACGTGACAATAAATGTAGTCAAAAGTCCAACATTTTACAAGACTCTACCAATACAACATCTTTATtgcaaagaaagaaaataagttTCAGTGACAGCGATGATGATGATTTCATAACTAGCAAAAAAGGtcaaagtaaaacaaaattagaagTTAATGGTGTCCATGACAATGGTCATCACAAGAGGAAT AAAAAGAATAAAGCAAGCAAGTTTCTTGATTTAGAGGCTGAAATATCAGATGATGGAAATAATGACAGCGGTGATGAATTAACAGATGAGAGTGTGGGTAGCATCGTTGACTTCATATGCGACGAGAATGTTACTGACGACGGAGACATGCACGCCCTATACTTGAAATCGGTCAA AAGCCCAGTAAAAGGAGTATTCAAAATTCCACAACTAGTAGACAAGTACAGAAAGTCTGATATATTTTCGCAACATGTCACAGAAAATGACACTTATGAGATG gaCAGTTTTTGTGTAGATTCACACATTGGATTAACGCAAACTAATGAAGTATCTGAGTTGGAGTTAGCTGAAATGTTGCTAGAAGAAAAAAGGAGAAGGAAACTGTCTTCCAAAAATAAACCGAAACCTAAccaaaatgaaacaaataatgAGAGTCCAATAATTaagagaaaatttaaaaacatgaaGAGGCAAATTAAGAGTGATTCTGAAGATAGTAGTTGA